GGAAATTCATTTCAATTGTTTTATAACCATTTCCCGTACAGGCTTCACAACGTCCGCCTGAAACATTAAAGGAGAAACGTCCCGGCTTGTAACCGCGAATCTTAGCTTCCGGAAGACCTACAAACAGATTACGAATATCAGAAAACACACCAGTATAGGTAGCAGGATTGGAGCGTGGCGTACGTCCCAAAGGTGATTGATCGACATTCACTACCTTATCGATGTTTTCCAATCCTTCAATCGAATCGTATTCCAAAGGATCCTGCAAAGAACGATAGAACTTCTGCGATAGAATCGGTTGCAGAGTTTCATTAATCAAAGTAGATTTCCCGCTTCCTGATACACCTGTCACGCAAATTAGTTTTCCTAACGGAAACTCTACATCAACATTCTTCAGGTTATTCCCTTTCGCTCCTTTCAGCCAGATAGATTTCCCGTTTCCTTTTCTACGCTTGGCGGGGATTTCTATCTTCATCTTTCCATTCAGGTATTGCGAAGTCATCGTATCGGTCTTCAGCATCTCCTGGGGAGTTCCTGCAAAAACAACCTCTCCACCGAGACGTCCGGCTTTCGGTCCCATATCGATGACATAGTCGGCAGCCAACATCATATCCTTATCATGTTCCACCACAATCACGGAGTTTCCCATGTCACGGAGTTCTTTCAAAGAGTTGATAAGACGCAAATTATCACGCTGATGCAGACCGATACTCGGCTCGTCGAGAATATAAAGCACATTCACCAATTGAGAACCAATCTGTGTAGCCAAACGGATACGCTGGCTCTCACCCCCGGAAAGGCTGACAGAACTACGGTTCAACGCCAAATAATCCAAACCGACATCCAGCAGGAACTTCAAACGTGTACGAATCTCTTTCAGAATTTCTACTGATATTTTCTTCTGCTTATCGGAAAGGAATTCATCGACCTTCATCAACCAGTCATACAACTCGTTGATATCCATGTTTGCCAATTCATTGATATTTTTATCGTGGATGCGGAAATGCAGAGCTTCCTTATTCAAGCGGGCCCCTTTACATTCAGGACAAGCCGTTGTTTTGGCAAATTGTTCCGCCCATTTCTGCGCTGTCGCAGAAGCATCTTTCTCCTGCAACATCTGAATATACTTCACCACTCCTTCATAAGTAACAAAGTAATCGGATGAAGTGCCGATCAGCGAACTCTTGATTTTAATCCGTTCGTCAGAGCCATACAACACTTCATCAATCGCATCGTCCGGCAACTCCTTAACCGGTGTTTTCAACGTTACATCGTACTTCTCAAGCAAAGCACCGATTTGCCAGAAAATCATCGCATTCTTATATTTTCCCAAAGGAGCTATCGCACCTTCGTAAATGGAAAGTTCACGATCGGGAATCACTTTGTCCACGTCAATCTGATTGACTACTCCCAACCCTTTACACTTCGGACACGCTCCTTGCGGTGAATTGAATGAGAAATTATGCGGAGCCGGTTCACGATAAGACAACCCGGTGACAGGACACATGAGCCGCTTACTATAATGCCGGATACTTTCGGACTGGGCATCCAAAATCATCATCAGCCCGTCTCCCTGACGCATGGCAGTTGCCACACTCTGTTTCAAACGCCGATCGTCTTTCTCTGCAACCACTAATTTATCGATAACCACTTCTATATCGTGATTCTTATAGCGATCGAGCTTCATACCATGTGCGATTTCATGCACTTCTCCGTCCACCCGTACATATAAATATCCCTTTTTACGTATCTGTTCAAAAAGTTCTCTATAATGTCCTTTACGTGAACGCACCAATGGCGCCAGCAAATATATTTTCCTTCCTTTATAATCTTTCAGAATCAAATCCAGAATCTGCTCTTCGGTGTATTTCACCATTTCTTCCCCTGACAGATACGAATAGGCAATTCCCGCACGGGCATACAACAAACGAAGATAATCATAGATCTCGGTAGTTGTTCCTACAGTAGAACGGGGATTTTTATTCGTTGTTTTCTGTTCAATGGAGATAACCGGACTCAAGCCTGTTATTTTATCAACATCCGGCCGTTCCAGATTGCCCAGGAAATTGCGGGCATAGGCTGAAAAAGTTTCGATATAGCGGCGCTGTCCCTCGGCAAAAATCGTATCGAAGGCTAGAGAAGATTTTCCACTACCGCTCAATCCGGTGATAACAGTCAAGCTGTTACGGGGAATCTCGGCATCAATGTCCTTCAAATTGTGCACGCGCGCACCATACACATTAATATATTCTGTTTCCTGCATATTCATATCCTTCCATAAATGTTGCAAAATTAATGTTTCCGCCCGAAATATGCTCCTAAAAAAGCACAATATTATTTTCTTAACTCAAATCTTATGAAGATATAGGGCATTATTTGTACCTTTGTTCCTTGATTTCAAGAACCAATAGTTATAATTTGATGAAACCGATAAACCGAATATTCTTATTTCTGCTTTTTGTAAGCGTTTCATACGCTATCAGTTATGCACAGGAAAACCAATCTTATTTCTTGCATACCATCGAAAAAGGACAAAGTTTATACTCCATTTCGAAGATGTATAATGTCACTACGTCAGACATCATACGTCTGAATCCTGGTTGTGACGAAAAGATCTATGCCGGGCAAACCATCAAAATCCCTACAGGAAAAGAAAGTCAGAAAGGGGAAACATTCCATACAATCCAAGCCGGAGAAACATTGTACAAACTGACATCAATGTATAATGTGTCCGCTAAAGATATTTGTGAAGCAAACCCAGGTTTGAGTGCCGAGAATTTCCGTCTCGGACAAGTTATTCTGATTCCGCAAAAAAAAGAAGAACAAACTGCCGCCGTAGTTCAAACGCCTACTGAACAATCGACCATTCAAGGTCCTGTTGTTCCGAGATGCAAAGATATGCATAAAGTAAAGCGCAAAGAGACTATATTCAGCGTGAGCCGTGAATACGGAATCAGCGAGCAGGAGTTAATTGACGCTAACCCGGAACTGAAAAAGGGTATGAAAAAGGGACAATTCCTTTGCATCCCCTACCCGGCAGCAACCACTGTACAGCCAACAAAGAAAGAAGATCCATACGCTATTCCTCCCAGCAATAGCGAGCTTTTCCGTAACAATAAGGAGACTCCCCAAAAACTGTCTACCATTAAGGCTGCCTTGTTGTTGCCTTTCCAGGAGTACAAACGCATGGTGGAATATTACGAAGGCTTCCTGATGGCAGTAGACAGTCTGAAACGTACGGGCGTTTCTCTTGATTTATATGTATATGACAGTGGAAAAGACATTTCTACATTGAATACAATTCTTGCCAAAAACGAGATGAAGAGTATGAATATCATCTTCGGTCCGATGCATCAGAATCAAATAAAACCATTGTCAGACTTCGCGAAGAAGAACGATATACGCTTGGTGATTCCTTTCTCTCAAAAGGGAGAAGAGGTATTCAACAACCCTGCCGTATTTCAGATCAATACGCCTCAATCTTATTTATATTCAGAGGTTTATGAGCATTTCACCCGCCAATTCCCTAATGCGAACGTTATTCTCATCGAACCATCGAGTGCTGACAAGGAGAAAACGGAATTTATCAGCGGCTTGAAACAAGAGTTGAAGAGCAAAGGAATTCCTATGAGAACCGTCAGCGAAAGCGCAACTAAAGAAACATTGAAAGCAACACTTCGCAGCGATAAAGAAAACATTTTTATCCCGACATCGGGCAGTAATGTTTTACTGATTAAGGCACTTCCTCAACTGACGTTGTTAGTGAGAGAGAATCCTACAGAAAAAATTCACCTGTTCGGTTATCCGGAATGGCAGACTTACACCAGAGATCATCTGGAAAGTTTCTTTGAGTTGGATGTATATTTCTACTCTTCATTCTATACCAATACATTGTTCCCGGCAGCCGTGCAATTCACCAACGCTTATCATAAATGGTATAGTAAAGATTTGGCAAGCAAATACCCTAATTACGCAATGCTTGGCTTCGACACTGGTTTCTTCTTCTTGAAGGGATTATCGCTCTATGGCTCGGAATTGGAAAACAATCTGACTAAGATGAACCTGACTCCAATCCAGACAGGATTCAAATTCCAGCGCGTGAACAACTGGGGA
The Bacteroides caecimuris DNA segment above includes these coding regions:
- the uvrA gene encoding excinuclease ABC subunit UvrA, giving the protein MQETEYINVYGARVHNLKDIDAEIPRNSLTVITGLSGSGKSSLAFDTIFAEGQRRYIETFSAYARNFLGNLERPDVDKITGLSPVISIEQKTTNKNPRSTVGTTTEIYDYLRLLYARAGIAYSYLSGEEMVKYTEEQILDLILKDYKGRKIYLLAPLVRSRKGHYRELFEQIRKKGYLYVRVDGEVHEIAHGMKLDRYKNHDIEVVIDKLVVAEKDDRRLKQSVATAMRQGDGLMMILDAQSESIRHYSKRLMCPVTGLSYREPAPHNFSFNSPQGACPKCKGLGVVNQIDVDKVIPDRELSIYEGAIAPLGKYKNAMIFWQIGALLEKYDVTLKTPVKELPDDAIDEVLYGSDERIKIKSSLIGTSSDYFVTYEGVVKYIQMLQEKDASATAQKWAEQFAKTTACPECKGARLNKEALHFRIHDKNINELANMDINELYDWLMKVDEFLSDKQKKISVEILKEIRTRLKFLLDVGLDYLALNRSSVSLSGGESQRIRLATQIGSQLVNVLYILDEPSIGLHQRDNLRLINSLKELRDMGNSVIVVEHDKDMMLAADYVIDMGPKAGRLGGEVVFAGTPQEMLKTDTMTSQYLNGKMKIEIPAKRRKGNGKSIWLKGAKGNNLKNVDVEFPLGKLICVTGVSGSGKSTLINETLQPILSQKFYRSLQDPLEYDSIEGLENIDKVVNVDQSPLGRTPRSNPATYTGVFSDIRNLFVGLPEAKIRGYKPGRFSFNVSGGRCEACTGNGYKTIEMNFLPDVYVPCEVCHGKRYNRETLEVRFKGKSIADVLDMTINRAVEFFENVPQILNKIKVLQDVGLGYIKLGQSSTTLSGGESQRVKLATELSKRDTGKTLYILDEPTTGLHFEDIRVLMGVLNKLVDKGNTVVVIEHNLDVIKMADYIIDMGPEGGKGGGELLSYGTPEEVAKSHKGYTPKFLREELGL
- a CDS encoding LysM peptidoglycan-binding domain-containing protein — protein: MKPINRIFLFLLFVSVSYAISYAQENQSYFLHTIEKGQSLYSISKMYNVTTSDIIRLNPGCDEKIYAGQTIKIPTGKESQKGETFHTIQAGETLYKLTSMYNVSAKDICEANPGLSAENFRLGQVILIPQKKEEQTAAVVQTPTEQSTIQGPVVPRCKDMHKVKRKETIFSVSREYGISEQELIDANPELKKGMKKGQFLCIPYPAATTVQPTKKEDPYAIPPSNSELFRNNKETPQKLSTIKAALLLPFQEYKRMVEYYEGFLMAVDSLKRTGVSLDLYVYDSGKDISTLNTILAKNEMKSMNIIFGPMHQNQIKPLSDFAKKNDIRLVIPFSQKGEEVFNNPAVFQINTPQSYLYSEVYEHFTRQFPNANVILIEPSSADKEKTEFISGLKQELKSKGIPMRTVSESATKETLKATLRSDKENIFIPTSGSNVLLIKALPQLTLLVRENPTEKIHLFGYPEWQTYTRDHLESFFELDVYFYSSFYTNTLFPAAVQFTNAYHKWYSKDLASKYPNYAMLGFDTGFFFLKGLSLYGSELENNLTKMNLTPIQTGFKFQRVNNWGGFINKKVFFIRFTKNFELVKLDFE